Proteins encoded within one genomic window of Thiothrix litoralis:
- a CDS encoding 5-bromo-4-chloroindolyl phosphate hydrolysis family protein, which produces MTITVKSAAKRYEPTIHNVRYGIKGILLYLLPLPSLITAIGSLMRGDVMDTLVTGGIFAAFMVGASVARRGFRLQGEYERRKIARAPSTPFKTVAALIISITTGILAWWISDFAMKEVLSSALIGAVTFLGFALYYGLDPRKDKAGNISIGVTIEEVLDALDAANIKIDAIERARRQIPNPEFNARLQRITSKAREVLDNIEDDPTRLSRARKFLKVYLDGTQRVTEGYARTHQEDKAVALETNFRRVLDSIEQTFDEQQTKLLEDNHFDLDVQIEVLETQLKREGVL; this is translated from the coding sequence GACAATAACGGTCAAGTCGGCTGCCAAACGCTACGAACCCACTATCCATAACGTCCGTTACGGCATCAAGGGTATCCTGCTTTACTTACTCCCTCTCCCCTCCCTGATTACCGCCATCGGTTCATTGATGCGAGGTGATGTCATGGATACCTTGGTCACAGGCGGAATATTTGCAGCCTTCATGGTGGGTGCGAGCGTCGCCCGGCGCGGTTTCCGCTTACAGGGTGAGTATGAACGGCGCAAGATTGCCCGTGCGCCCTCCACCCCATTCAAAACAGTTGCCGCACTGATTATCAGCATCACTACAGGTATATTAGCTTGGTGGATTTCTGATTTCGCCATGAAAGAAGTTTTGTCCTCTGCACTAATCGGTGCAGTAACTTTCCTCGGTTTTGCCCTCTACTACGGGCTAGACCCACGTAAGGATAAGGCAGGCAACATCTCCATCGGCGTCACCATCGAAGAAGTACTCGACGCGCTGGATGCCGCCAACATCAAAATCGACGCGATTGAACGCGCCCGCCGCCAAATTCCTAACCCGGAATTCAACGCCCGCCTGCAACGCATCACCAGCAAGGCGCGTGAAGTCCTCGACAATATCGAGGATGACCCGACCCGTTTATCTCGCGCCCGCAAATTCCTCAAAGTCTATCTGGATGGCACTCAGCGTGTCACCGAAGGCTATGCACGCACTCATCAGGAAGATAAGGCAGTTGCGCTAGAAACCAATTTCAGGCGCGTGCTGGATTCGATAGAACAGACGTTTGACGAACAACAAACCAAACTACTCGAAGACAACCATTTCGATCTGGACGTACAAATAGAAGTGCTAGAAACCCAACTCAAGCGCGAAGGCGTCCTCTGA
- a CDS encoding toxic anion resistance protein → MNETETTTAVQTAPAVIPGTELATLPEVTTELVAYEQADDANKNKLESIIAEIDMNDRSSIMFFGTKTQEQMTTISEKMLNGVKNKDIGSAGTSLTNMVVAIKGFDIDSLNPNDEPSWWEKLIGKAKPVVEFLNQYEEVRKQIDAISDEMEGHKTQLLTDVVTLDKLYEANLDFFHNLEAYIAAGEEKLRRLESTDIPALVAKAEANTEDMILAQNLRDLRSSRDDLERRVYDLRLTRQVAMQSLPSIRLVQENDKTLINKINSTLINTVPLWKNQLAQAVTIFRMSDAAEVVKKASDLTNELLEKNAETLRMGNAETRKQMERGVFDIESVKKANQTLIETINDSLRIADEGKAMRAKAEEEIKVMESDLRHALTAAKAKADSPRQGV, encoded by the coding sequence ATGAATGAAACAGAAACGACAACAGCCGTTCAAACCGCTCCAGCGGTGATCCCCGGCACTGAACTTGCCACCCTGCCGGAAGTCACGACTGAACTGGTTGCTTACGAACAAGCTGATGATGCCAACAAAAACAAACTCGAAAGCATCATCGCGGAAATCGACATGAACGACCGCAGCAGCATCATGTTCTTTGGCACCAAAACCCAAGAGCAGATGACCACCATTTCCGAAAAAATGCTCAATGGCGTCAAAAACAAGGACATTGGTTCCGCAGGCACATCCCTGACCAATATGGTCGTTGCCATTAAAGGCTTCGACATTGACTCCCTCAACCCCAATGACGAGCCAAGCTGGTGGGAAAAACTCATTGGCAAAGCCAAGCCTGTAGTCGAATTCCTCAATCAGTACGAAGAAGTCCGCAAGCAAATCGACGCCATCAGCGACGAAATGGAAGGCCACAAAACCCAATTGCTAACCGATGTAGTGACCCTCGACAAACTCTACGAAGCCAATCTGGATTTCTTCCACAATCTGGAAGCCTATATTGCTGCGGGTGAAGAAAAACTGCGCCGTCTGGAAAGCACCGACATCCCCGCACTGGTAGCCAAAGCCGAAGCCAACACGGAAGACATGATCCTCGCACAAAACCTGCGTGACCTGCGCAGCTCCCGCGATGACCTCGAACGCCGCGTTTACGACCTGCGCCTCACCCGTCAGGTAGCCATGCAAAGCCTGCCCAGCATCCGTCTGGTTCAGGAAAACGACAAAACCCTGATCAACAAGATCAACTCCACCCTGATCAATACGGTTCCCTTGTGGAAAAACCAGTTGGCGCAAGCCGTCACCATTTTCCGCATGAGCGACGCCGCAGAAGTGGTGAAAAAGGCTTCTGACCTCACCAACGAATTGCTGGAAAAGAACGCTGAAACCCTGCGCATGGGCAATGCTGAAACCCGCAAGCAAATGGAACGCGGCGTATTCGACATCGAATCCGTCAAAAAAGCCAACCAGACCCTGATCGAAACCATCAACGACTCGCTGCGCATTGCCGATGAAGGTAAAGCCATGCGTGCCAAAGCCGAGGAAGAAATCAAGGTCATGGAAAGCGATCTGCGTCACGCCCTGACAGCAGCCAAAGCCAAGGCCGACAGCCCACGCCAAGGAGTATAA
- a CDS encoding SPFH domain-containing protein → MGLWDKLMGEFVDVIDWTDDSSDTMVYRFERHGNEIKFGAKLTVRESQVAIFVNEGEVADILTPGMYVLETQNLPLLSTLQHWDHGFNSPFKAEVYFFNTKQFTNLKWGTRNPVMIRDSEFGGVRVRAFGTYGVRIDDARKFMQEIMGTDGHFTVDEISDQLRNMIVTRFSSVVASANIPILDMAANYEQLGQFVTQKIAPEYAAYGLKLTNILVENISLPSEVEDALDKRTSMGMIGNLDKYLQYQTAQGIGNGGSNSALDMGMGFAVANKMAEALNKPAAATPPPLPDSGWHVAIGQESRGPLGLQQLQQMAQNGQLTATTLVWQAGMANWQAAGQTSALSGLFAGQTPPPIPPSAPPHPTE, encoded by the coding sequence ATGGGATTATGGGACAAACTGATGGGTGAATTCGTTGATGTCATCGACTGGACCGATGACAGCAGCGACACCATGGTCTACCGCTTCGAGCGCCACGGCAATGAAATCAAGTTCGGCGCAAAACTCACCGTGCGCGAATCGCAGGTAGCGATTTTCGTCAACGAAGGCGAGGTTGCCGACATCCTCACCCCCGGCATGTATGTGCTGGAAACCCAGAACCTGCCGCTGCTTTCCACCCTGCAACACTGGGATCACGGCTTTAACAGCCCGTTCAAAGCGGAAGTTTACTTCTTCAACACCAAGCAGTTCACCAACCTGAAATGGGGCACGCGCAACCCAGTCATGATCCGTGACAGCGAATTCGGTGGGGTACGGGTACGGGCATTTGGTACGTATGGGGTGCGGATTGACGATGCCCGCAAATTCATGCAAGAAATCATGGGGACGGATGGGCATTTCACCGTCGATGAAATCAGCGATCAGTTGCGTAATATGATCGTGACCCGCTTCAGCAGCGTGGTTGCCAGCGCCAATATTCCGATATTGGACATGGCCGCCAACTACGAACAACTGGGACAGTTCGTTACCCAAAAAATCGCCCCTGAATACGCCGCTTATGGCCTGAAATTAACCAATATTCTGGTGGAAAACATCTCCCTGCCCAGCGAAGTGGAGGACGCCCTCGACAAGCGTACCAGCATGGGCATGATCGGCAATCTCGACAAATACCTGCAATACCAAACGGCACAAGGTATTGGCAACGGTGGTTCCAACAGTGCACTGGACATGGGCATGGGTTTTGCTGTCGCCAACAAAATGGCAGAAGCATTGAACAAACCCGCAGCAGCCACCCCGCCGCCATTACCGGATAGCGGTTGGCATGTGGCCATCGGGCAAGAATCCAGAGGGCCCTTGGGGCTTCAGCAATTGCAGCAAATGGCGCAAAACGGGCAATTGACGGCGACCACATTGGTCTGGCAGGCAGGTATGGCGAACTGGCAAGCTGCGGGGCAAACCAGCGCACTCAGTGGCTTGTTTGCGGGGCAAACACCGCCACCTATTCCACCTTCAGCACCTCCTCACCCTACAGAATAA